Within Cyanobacterium stanieri LEGE 03274, the genomic segment TACCATCAAAGAATTACAACATAAATATCCAGAACACTATTTTTCTTCCCTCAATGTAGCCAGTTATCAAGAAGTAAAAAAATGGCTTAAATCCTTACCTCAAATTCCCGACTTAGTCATCAACAACGCTGCCATTATTAATCAACCAGCGCCCCTATGGGAAATACCTACCGAAGATTTTGATCAACTAATTGACATTAATATCAAAGGCACAGCCAACATAATTCGGGGAATAGTACCCCTGATGATGGACAAAAAAGAAGGTATCATTGTTAATCTTAGCTCAGGTTGGGGACGTTCCACCTCCCCCGAAGTTGCTCCCTATTGTGCTTCTAAATGGGCTATTGAAGGATTAACTAAAGCCCTTGCCCAAGAGTTACCGGGCAACCTTGCCACCGTTGCCCTAAATCCTGGGGTTATTAATACCGAAATGTTAAATACTTGTTTTGGTGAAGAGGCAAAATTATATGATTCTATTGATGATTGGGTGAAAAAAGCTGTTCCTTTTTTATTAAGTTTATCTCTCAGAAATAATGGGGATTCTTTAACAGTTAGTTAGACCTAAAAAGATAACCAACTGAACATTTTTTCTACGGATAAATCTAAGTTTTTAATATCATCTAAAACAGGTAAAATTTCCTTTTCTACTTTAATTTCTGGAAATTGATTCGGCTTAAGAATCATTACTGATTCATCCTCTGTATCAATTAACCAACCGAGTTTTGTTCCCTCCCCCAGACAAAACATAATTTTTCGCATAACTTTATTGGCAGATTGTTCGGGGGACAAAATTTCAATTACCCAATCTGGATAAGTTAAAAAACGATTGGCAATTTTCCCTTTTTCATTTTTAGGAATACGTTGCCATGTGAAAACTGATATATCTGGTACTAACGATCGCCCCCCAAAGGTACATCTTAATTCAGGAAAGGCATAGGCGATTTTGTTTTCTAAAACTTTTTGATTAATTGCAGTGGCTAAACTGCCTTGTAAGACGCTATGTTGTCCTTGGAGCATGGATTTTTGTTCTATTTTTCCATTAATATATTCACTATAAGGCTTAGTTTCAGGCAGTTTGAGAAATTCATCTAAACTTATTAATGTTTGATCAATGGACTCGATAGAATTAACCATATAGTTACTCCAAATGAAAATGACCAAATTATAAAAGACTTATAAAACAAGGGTTTTAGCTGGTGAAACTGTCTCAAAACCCACTTAAATAACTATAACTGTTACATTCTAATAATTTTAACCTAATACCCTTAGGGACGTGGCATCTTATACCCCCAAACACCTAATACCTACCTATTCAATTCTAATAGGATCTACATCAATATTAAAGGAAACCGTACTAGGACAATATTGTTTTAGGGTTAATAATTGCTGTTTTAACTCATCAGAAAAAGGTTCAAGGGATTTGAGTAAAATTTGCCAACGGTAACGCCTAGCTACCCTCATCACATTGGCCGGGGCAGGCCCCAAAATTTCCACATCATCGGGCAATATTTGTTCACAAACATCGGCGATCGCCTCTATGGCTTCCCTTACCTTGTTTCCATCCGCCCCTGTACACTTGAGCAAAATTAAACTACCATAGGGAGGATAATCGAGCATTTCCCGTTGCTCCAATTCCGTGGCGATAAATGCAGAATAATTGTGAGTTTGCACCGCCCCGATAACGGGATGTTCGGGGGAGTAAGTTTGTATTATCACTTGCCCTGGATCATTGCCCCTTCCTGCCCTTCCTGCCACTTGGGTTAAGGTTTGAAAAGCCCTCTCACTAGCTCGATAATCGGAATGAAATAATAAACCATCCGCAGATACCACCCCCACAAGGGTTACT encodes:
- a CDS encoding SDR family oxidoreductase; its protein translation is MAKTILITGVSKGLGKALTEKFIPLGHTVIGCARSYNTIKELQHKYPEHYFSSLNVASYQEVKKWLKSLPQIPDLVINNAAIINQPAPLWEIPTEDFDQLIDINIKGTANIIRGIVPLMMDKKEGIIVNLSSGWGRSTSPEVAPYCASKWAIEGLTKALAQELPGNLATVALNPGVINTEMLNTCFGEEAKLYDSIDDWVKKAVPFLLSLSLRNNGDSLTVS
- a CDS encoding Uma2 family endonuclease encodes the protein MVNSIESIDQTLISLDEFLKLPETKPYSEYINGKIEQKSMLQGQHSVLQGSLATAINQKVLENKIAYAFPELRCTFGGRSLVPDISVFTWQRIPKNEKGKIANRFLTYPDWVIEILSPEQSANKVMRKIMFCLGEGTKLGWLIDTEDESVMILKPNQFPEIKVEKEILPVLDDIKNLDLSVEKMFSWLSF